Proteins encoded together in one Mannheimia haemolytica window:
- the sapB gene encoding Peptide transport system permease protein sapB — translation MLIVFFRKIFLTLITLIFLSLISFNILLRDPLNHLAELGWFEAYCYYVKSLLNGDFGISFSNGEPLTAQILQVFPATITLCLSALIVSLIIGLPLGFFAATQQKNMVGRLLNTLGSLSLAVPVFWLALVLMYYASLNQWEVSAIGEIHSLYPKQMVTGFLLLDIWLSDVPYKLKMMQSALHHLALPTLVLAVPATLEVMHITQARAGYVMKQNYIKIAKTRGWTPFRVWRTHIICNTLPALLPMIARTFILIFAFGMLIENIFSWGGIGRWLINALAIQDYNAISAGVVAIGVFVLLVDMVTGFVRVMLDPSDKKDWYGSY, via the coding sequence ATGCTAATTGTCTTTTTTCGAAAAATTTTTCTAACCTTGATTACGTTGATTTTTTTGTCACTTATCAGTTTTAATATTCTGTTACGAGATCCATTAAACCACTTAGCCGAGTTAGGCTGGTTTGAGGCTTATTGTTATTATGTAAAATCTCTGCTAAATGGTGATTTTGGTATTAGTTTCAGTAATGGAGAACCGCTCACAGCGCAAATTTTACAGGTGTTCCCGGCTACAATTACGCTTTGTTTATCGGCTCTCATTGTTTCTTTAATTATTGGTTTGCCTCTTGGTTTTTTTGCGGCTACTCAGCAAAAAAATATGGTTGGGCGATTATTAAATACACTAGGTTCATTGAGTTTAGCCGTGCCGGTATTTTGGCTGGCATTAGTGCTAATGTATTACGCTTCTCTCAATCAGTGGGAAGTGTCAGCAATTGGAGAAATCCATTCGCTTTATCCGAAACAGATGGTAACCGGCTTTTTGCTATTAGATATTTGGTTATCTGATGTACCTTATAAATTAAAAATGATGCAGAGTGCTTTACATCACTTAGCTTTGCCGACATTAGTCTTGGCTGTGCCAGCTACATTAGAAGTTATGCATATTACTCAAGCTAGAGCAGGTTATGTAATGAAACAAAATTACATTAAAATAGCGAAAACGCGTGGCTGGACACCGTTTAGAGTTTGGAGAACGCATATTATTTGTAATACTTTACCTGCATTATTACCTATGATTGCCCGTACCTTTATTTTAATTTTTGCCTTCGGTATGTTAATTGAGAACATATTTAGCTGGGGAGGAATTGGACGTTGGCTGATAAATGCCCTTGCTATTCAAGACTATAATGCGATTTCAGCGGGAGTAGTTGCAATCGGGGTGTTTGTGTTATTAGTAGATATGGTTACAGGCTTTGTGCGGGTGATGTTAGATCCATCAGATAAAAAGGATTGGTATGGCAGTTATTAA
- the msrB gene encoding Peptide methionine sulfoxide reductase MsrB, with the protein MIKPIHALTEQQVDILINHGTERPFTGKFLNEYRVGIYRCARCHHDLFHSDTKFDAGCGWPSFYQTISESSLRYLDDYSLGHHRIEIRCGNCDSHMGHVFPDGPLPTGLRFCLNSVALNFKWEETGEEIDG; encoded by the coding sequence ATGATTAAACCTATTCACGCCCTGACAGAACAACAAGTTGATATTTTAATCAATCACGGCACGGAACGTCCGTTTACAGGAAAATTTTTGAATGAATATCGGGTGGGAATTTATCGCTGTGCCAGATGCCATCACGATTTATTTCACTCAGATACTAAATTTGATGCCGGTTGTGGCTGGCCGAGTTTTTACCAAACGATTTCAGAATCGTCACTACGTTACTTAGATGATTACAGTTTAGGACATCATCGTATCGAAATTCGTTGTGGGAATTGTGATTCGCATATGGGACACGTTTTTCCGGACGGCCCACTACCAACAGGGTTGCGTTTTTGCCTTAATTCTGTGGCATTGAATTTTAAGTGGGAAGAAACAGGCGAAGAGATTGACGGCTAA
- the sapC gene encoding Peptide transport system permease protein sapC has protein sequence MAVIKEPEQFRESNGFKTFWFYFQQDKLALGSFYLFLLLVALIFMGSVFAPYNYNQQFVGLELMPPSWDDKGQISHFLGTDDLGRDILSRIMYGFYYTLGSALMITLLIAIIGGMIGIYAGLKKGRSFWLISHLFDTFLFMPILLIAIIIATLMEASLVNAMLSIFLAMLPHFIHKIYQATEKQLKKEYIITLKLDGASRWYLIREVIIPNLTGVAIKALSHIFVIAILDISALSFIMLGAKSPTPEWGAMIRESMELIYIAPWTVILPGLAIIFSIFTVTILGTRLSVIFEKYRKE, from the coding sequence ATGGCAGTTATTAAAGAACCCGAGCAATTCAGAGAAAGTAACGGATTTAAGACATTCTGGTTTTATTTTCAACAAGATAAGCTAGCACTTGGTAGTTTCTATCTTTTTTTACTCTTAGTAGCACTTATTTTTATGGGGAGCGTATTTGCGCCTTACAATTACAATCAACAATTTGTTGGTTTAGAATTAATGCCTCCCTCTTGGGACGACAAAGGTCAAATCAGCCATTTTTTAGGTACTGACGATTTAGGACGAGATATTTTAAGCCGTATTATGTATGGTTTTTACTACACGCTTGGTTCCGCACTGATGATTACCTTATTAATTGCGATTATCGGCGGTATGATCGGGATTTATGCCGGGCTGAAAAAAGGACGTTCATTTTGGTTGATTAGCCATTTGTTCGATACCTTTTTATTTATGCCGATTTTATTGATTGCGATCATCATTGCAACCTTAATGGAAGCGAGTTTGGTCAATGCAATGTTGTCGATTTTTTTAGCGATGTTGCCGCATTTTATCCATAAAATTTATCAAGCAACCGAAAAACAACTCAAAAAAGAGTACATCATTACCTTAAAGCTAGATGGTGCAAGTCGCTGGTATTTAATTCGAGAAGTGATTATTCCTAATCTTACCGGCGTGGCAATTAAAGCACTTTCACATATTTTTGTGATCGCCATATTAGATATTAGTGCGTTAAGTTTTATTATGCTGGGGGCTAAAAGCCCGACCCCTGAATGGGGAGCGATGATTCGTGAATCCATGGAACTGATTTATATAGCTCCTTGGACGGTGATATTACCTGGCTTAGCAATTATTTTTAGTATTTTTACCGTTACAATACTTGGTACACGCTTAAGCGTGATTTTTGAAAAATACCGTAAAGAATAG
- a CDS encoding lipoprotein, with the protein MKLTACKLVFLLYLMFNLTACGTVLSLVEQDYRVYAGVIKDFQVMQEGGIFAVLAVIDLPLSFVLDTLMLPVTLSQ; encoded by the coding sequence ATGAAATTGACCGCTTGTAAACTCGTTTTTCTACTCTATTTGATGTTTAACCTCACCGCTTGTGGCACAGTACTAAGCTTGGTTGAACAGGATTACCGTGTTTATGCCGGCGTAATAAAAGATTTCCAAGTAATGCAAGAAGGCGGTATATTCGCGGTGCTTGCGGTGATCGATTTACCCTTGAGTTTCGTATTAGATACCCTAATGTTGCCTGTTACCCTTAGCCAATAA
- the leuB gene encoding 3-isopropylmalate dehydrogenase: MQTYNIAVLAGDGIGPEVMAEAIKVLEATQQKFGFKLNFNQYNIGGAAIDAQGKALPENTLKGCEEADAILFGSVGGPKWTHLPPDEQPERGSLLPLRKHFSLFCNLRPAALYQGLEKFCPLRADIAAKGFDMVVVRELTGGIYFGQPKGRDGEGAQTRAFDTEVYYKYEIERIARVAFESAMKREKHVTSVDKANVLQSSILWRETVTEVAKEFPEVTLEHMYIDNATMQLIKAPESFDILLCSNIFGDIISDEAAMITGSMGMLPSASLNEQGFGLYEPAGGSAPDIAGKNIANPIAQILSAAMMLRYSFNLGDAADAIETAIQKALADGYRTADLADDSKPLSTSEMGDIIAKNILA; encoded by the coding sequence ATGCAAACTTACAACATTGCAGTGCTTGCCGGTGACGGCATTGGGCCGGAAGTGATGGCAGAAGCTATCAAAGTGCTTGAAGCGACTCAACAAAAATTTGGCTTTAAACTAAATTTTAATCAATATAACATTGGTGGGGCAGCGATTGATGCTCAAGGTAAAGCGTTACCCGAAAATACCTTAAAAGGCTGTGAAGAGGCCGATGCGATTTTATTTGGTTCGGTAGGTGGCCCGAAATGGACGCATTTACCACCGGACGAGCAACCTGAACGAGGTTCGCTATTGCCACTGCGTAAACATTTCTCGCTATTCTGTAATTTACGCCCTGCTGCACTGTATCAAGGGCTGGAAAAATTCTGCCCATTGCGTGCCGATATTGCTGCTAAAGGTTTTGATATGGTGGTGGTACGGGAATTAACCGGCGGCATCTATTTCGGTCAGCCCAAAGGACGAGATGGTGAAGGTGCGCAAACCCGTGCATTTGACACCGAAGTGTACTACAAATATGAAATCGAGCGCATTGCCCGTGTGGCGTTTGAATCTGCAATGAAACGTGAAAAACATGTGACATCAGTTGATAAGGCAAATGTGTTGCAAAGCTCAATTTTATGGCGTGAAACCGTCACGGAAGTAGCTAAAGAGTTCCCGGAAGTCACGCTTGAGCATATGTATATTGATAATGCGACAATGCAGCTAATCAAAGCACCTGAATCATTCGATATTTTATTATGCTCAAACATCTTCGGTGATATTATTTCTGATGAGGCAGCGATGATTACAGGCTCTATGGGAATGTTGCCTTCAGCCAGCCTCAATGAGCAAGGTTTCGGCTTATATGAACCGGCAGGCGGTTCAGCACCGGATATTGCCGGTAAAAATATTGCGAATCCGATTGCGCAAATTTTATCAGCCGCAATGATGTTGCGTTATAGCTTTAACTTAGGTGATGCTGCTGATGCGATTGAAACAGCGATCCAAAAAGCCCTTGCCGATGGCTACCGTACCGCTGATTTAGCCGATGACAGCAAACCGCTTTCTACCTCAGAAATGGGCGATATTATTGCGAAAAATATTCTCGCTTAA
- the gsiA_4 gene encoding Glutathione import ATP-binding protein GsiA gives MALLDIRHLSIEIDTPKGRVKMVDNINLTVDEGEICGLVGESGSGKSLIAKVICGMIKDEWIVSADRFRFDDIELLKLSPAERRKLVGDHISMVFQDPLTSLDPSQQIGKQLMQTIQFRGKWWQRFGWKKKKAIELLHRVGIRDHQDIMKSYPSDITEGEAQKVMIAMAVANQPRLLVADEPTNIMESTTQLQVYRLLSSMNQNLGTSILLVSNDMRSIQNWVDSYNVLYCGQTVEIADKESILESSYHPYTRVLLNSSPDFSQPLAFKSSLNTLRGSVPMLQEMPIGCRLGPRCPFAQKKCINKPPLVKVKQHEFACHFPINFREQNLLKNKTENTPFVVAEIAEKEAF, from the coding sequence ATGGCATTACTTGATATTCGCCATTTAAGTATTGAAATTGATACGCCAAAAGGCAGAGTAAAAATGGTGGATAACATCAACCTGACTGTTGATGAGGGCGAAATTTGTGGCTTGGTGGGAGAATCTGGTTCGGGAAAAAGCCTCATAGCCAAAGTGATTTGCGGTATGATTAAAGATGAATGGATTGTGAGTGCAGATCGCTTTCGCTTTGACGATATTGAATTACTGAAACTTTCGCCAGCGGAACGCCGAAAATTGGTAGGCGATCATATTTCAATGGTATTCCAAGATCCGCTTACTAGCCTTGACCCAAGCCAGCAAATTGGTAAACAACTGATGCAAACCATTCAATTTAGAGGGAAGTGGTGGCAACGATTTGGGTGGAAAAAGAAAAAAGCAATCGAGCTACTACACCGTGTTGGTATTCGTGACCATCAAGATATTATGAAAAGCTACCCAAGTGATATTACCGAAGGCGAAGCTCAGAAGGTGATGATTGCAATGGCGGTGGCAAATCAGCCCCGATTATTGGTGGCAGATGAGCCGACTAATATTATGGAATCAACCACGCAGTTGCAGGTTTATCGCTTGCTTTCCAGTATGAATCAGAATTTGGGAACCTCAATCTTGCTGGTGAGTAATGACATGCGTAGCATTCAAAATTGGGTTGATTCTTACAATGTGCTTTATTGTGGACAAACCGTTGAAATTGCGGATAAAGAGAGCATTCTTGAATCGTCTTATCACCCCTATACTCGAGTGTTACTCAATAGCTCACCTGATTTTTCTCAGCCTTTAGCCTTTAAAAGTAGCCTAAATACGCTACGAGGCTCAGTCCCGATGTTACAAGAAATGCCGATTGGTTGTCGTTTAGGCCCTCGTTGCCCTTTTGCACAAAAAAAATGTATCAACAAACCGCCATTAGTGAAAGTAAAACAGCACGAGTTTGCCTGCCATTTCCCAATTAACTTTAGAGAACAAAATTTGCTCAAAAATAAAACAGAAAATACGCCGTTTGTGGTGGCCGAAATAGCAGAAAAAGAGGCGTTTTAG